In the genome of Mesorhizobium sp. NBSH29, the window CGGCGTTCTCGATCCGACACGCACGATCCAGATCGGCATCCGCGGCGCTGCAGAATATCTCTGGGAATTCTCCTATGAGTCCGGCATGACCGTCATCCATGCCGAAGAGGTTACAGGCTTGGGTATTCCGGCGATCATCGCGCGCGCCAGACAGATCATTGGCGACGGCCCGACCTATCTTTCCTTCGATATCGACAGCCTCGATCCGTCATTTGCGCCGGGAACCGGCACCCCGGAGATTGGCGGACTGACGACGCGGGAAGTTTTGGATCTGATCCGCGGGCTGAAGGGAATGAACATTGTCGGCGGCGATGTCGTCGAAGTGGCGCCGCAATACGACTCAACCACCAACACTGCCCATGCCGGTGCCCAGATGTTGTTTGAGATACTCAGCCTTATGGTTTTCAGCCCGGCAATCTCGGGCGGAAAGTCTGACGCGTAATTCGATATCGGCCATTGAACGGAATGCAATGAGCCACGGCCGGAAACAGGCCGGAATCAACAATCATTCCAGAGGGATAAAACATGTCACTGCATTTCAACTTGAAATCCTCCATTGCGGCGTTGGCACTGTTCGGTGCCGGCCTAGTCGTTGCCGCGCCCGCCAGCGCCGACGCTGTCGCCGATATCCAGGCCGCCGGCGTGCTCAATGTCGGCGTCTTCGCGGATTTTCCTCCGTTCTCCTCGGCCAGTTCCGACATGAGCCTGAAGGGCTATGACATGGATGTGGCACAGGCTATTGCCGACGCACTTAAGGTCAAGCTGGTACCGGTCGCGATCACCGGTCAGAACCGGATTCCGTATCTGAATGATCATCGCGTCGATCTGTTGATGAGCGTTGGGTATTCTGATGAGCGCGCCAAGGTGATCGACTATGCCGCGCCCTATGCGCCCTACTATATTGCCGTTATCGGGCCGGCAGCCACCGAAGTGAAGGATAAGGCTGACCTCGCCGGCAAATCAATTGCGGTAAACAAGGGCACGCTCGAAGACACGTCGCTCACAGAAGCTGCACCCGAAGGGACCGATATCAAGCGCTTCGACAACTACAATTCCGTGATCCAGGCCTTCATATCGGGCCAGACCGATTTGATGGTGGTTGGCAATGACGTGGGCGCGCAGGTGTTGGCGAAACAGGATGCGATAAAGCCGGAGCAGAAGTTTCAGCTGTTGAGCTCTCCCTCGCACATTGCGCTCAACAAGGGCGAAGATGCTCTCAAAGCAACGATCAATGACACGATTGCCAAGATGGTAGCGGACGGCAGCCTCAATGCTTCCTCGCTGACCTGGCTGAAGGTCGAATTGAATCCGGAAAACCTCAAGGACTAGACTTTGTCCTACAGCTTGGACTTCGGATGGCTAAACGACGCGCTGGGGGCCATTGCCCACGGCGCGTCGATGACCATCATGCTAATTGCGGTGACGACTGTGTTCGGCACAGTCATCAGCGTGATCCTTGCTGCCGGCAGGCGCAGCGGCAATCGCCTATTGCGGCAGGCTATCACCGCCTATGTTGAACTGATCCGCAACACGCCGTTTCTGGTGCAACTGTTTTTCATTTTCTTCGGGTTGCCGAGCCTCGGCATCAGGCTCGACCCGATCTCGGCCGCGATACTGGCAATGACCCTCAACATGGCGGCATACACCACAGAAATCGTTGGTGCCGGTCTGGACGCTGTTCCCAATGGCCAAAAGGAAGCGGCGCTGGCACTGGGCTTGCGACCACGACAAGTGTTCGTCAAGATCGTGCTTCCACAGGCCTTGCAGATCATCTTTCCGGCGCTCACCAGCCAGATTGTCATCATGATGCTAGAATCCGCCGTCGTATCTCAGATCTCGGTCAGCGAATTGACCTATCAAGGTGACATGCTGCAGGCGCGAACCTTTCGGGCTTTTGAAACTTATTTCATCATCACGCTGGTCTATCTCGGCCTCTCGATTGGCTTGCGCCGGTTGTTGGTCAGGGCTGGCCGCGTTGCACTTCCTGCGGGCGTTTCATGATCGAATTCACCCTCTGGGATATTGTCCGCAGTTTGCTCTTCGCCACCCGCTGGACTGTGGCGCTGTCACTGGCTGCCTTTGTTGGCGGCACAATTGTCGGCATTGCCATTCTGATCCTACGCATTTCAAGTCATGGCCTGGCGCGTCGTTTTGGGAAAGGCTATATCGCGCTGTTCCAGGGCACACCTCTGTTGATGCAACTGTTTCTCATTTTCTTCGGCATGCCGATGCTCGGCTTTCGTATAGAATCGTGGACTGCTGCGGTGCTATGCCTGACATTCTACGCCAGCGCCTATTTGGCCGAAATCTGGCGAGGCGGCGTCGAAGCCTTGCCGCGCGGTCAATGGGATGCAGGCGCAAGTCTCGGTTTGCACAGGGCGCAGGAACTTGGACTGATCATCCTGCCGCAGGCGTTTTCGATCACGCGAGCGCCGATTGTTGGCTTCCTGGTTCAGTTGATCAAGGCGACGGCTTTGACATCGATTATCGGTTTCGACGAACTTCTGCGAACGTCCAACGCCATCAACAACGCCACATTCGAACCGTTCAAGGTTTACGGGCTGGTGGCTTTGATTTTTTTCGTCCTCTGCTTCCCGCTGACACAATATGCGCGGATGCTAGAGGCCAGACAGATCGCTCATTGAGGCAGAGAACCTCAGGGCAATACCAGGGAACCCGGTCACAGACCGGCAAACAAAGGAGAAGAACATGACCAAAGTTTTCAACAGTTCTATAAGCCGCCGGGCCGTTCTGGGGGGCACTGCCATGGCCTTGGGCGCCCTGTCGATGCCGTCAGTTTTGCGTGCTCAGGACCGCTCGCTCAAGGTCGGAGTCTATGGCGGCTACTTCAAGGATTCGTTCGACAAGAACATCTTCCCTGATTTTACCACGGCAAGCGGGATCACAGTGGAATCAATTGCCGAGCCAACCGGTGAAGCGTGGCTGGTTCAGCTCGAACAGGCAGCAAAGGCCGGCGTTGCCCCTGCGGATGTCTCGATGATGTCGCAGGTCGCCATGCTGAAGGGTCAATCCACCGACCTTTGGGCCCCGATCGACACTTCCAAGATCAAAAACTATGACGATCTGCTGGAGCGCTTTGTCAACAAATATCCGGATGGTCGCGTGGCTGGCATCGGCGCTGTTGCCTGGTACATTACGCTGGTCACCAACACCAAATCCTATCCCGAAGCTCCAGACAGCTGGGCGGCGTTCTGGGACCCGGCCAATGCTGACAAGCTGGGCTTGCTGGCGCTGGTGTCAAACTCGTTCCTT includes:
- a CDS encoding transporter substrate-binding domain-containing protein, which encodes MSLHFNLKSSIAALALFGAGLVVAAPASADAVADIQAAGVLNVGVFADFPPFSSASSDMSLKGYDMDVAQAIADALKVKLVPVAITGQNRIPYLNDHRVDLLMSVGYSDERAKVIDYAAPYAPYYIAVIGPAATEVKDKADLAGKSIAVNKGTLEDTSLTEAAPEGTDIKRFDNYNSVIQAFISGQTDLMVVGNDVGAQVLAKQDAIKPEQKFQLLSSPSHIALNKGEDALKATINDTIAKMVADGSLNASSLTWLKVELNPENLKD
- a CDS encoding amino acid ABC transporter permease; this translates as MIEFTLWDIVRSLLFATRWTVALSLAAFVGGTIVGIAILILRISSHGLARRFGKGYIALFQGTPLLMQLFLIFFGMPMLGFRIESWTAAVLCLTFYASAYLAEIWRGGVEALPRGQWDAGASLGLHRAQELGLIILPQAFSITRAPIVGFLVQLIKATALTSIIGFDELLRTSNAINNATFEPFKVYGLVALIFFVLCFPLTQYARMLEARQIAH
- a CDS encoding amino acid ABC transporter permease, which codes for MSYSLDFGWLNDALGAIAHGASMTIMLIAVTTVFGTVISVILAAGRRSGNRLLRQAITAYVELIRNTPFLVQLFFIFFGLPSLGIRLDPISAAILAMTLNMAAYTTEIVGAGLDAVPNGQKEAALALGLRPRQVFVKIVLPQALQIIFPALTSQIVIMMLESAVVSQISVSELTYQGDMLQARTFRAFETYFIITLVYLGLSIGLRRLLVRAGRVALPAGVS
- a CDS encoding ABC transporter substrate-binding protein; this translates as MTKVFNSSISRRAVLGGTAMALGALSMPSVLRAQDRSLKVGVYGGYFKDSFDKNIFPDFTTASGITVESIAEPTGEAWLVQLEQAAKAGVAPADVSMMSQVAMLKGQSTDLWAPIDTSKIKNYDDLLERFVNKYPDGRVAGIGAVAWYITLVTNTKSYPEAPDSWAAFWDPANADKLGLLALVSNSFLLEVTAKTFMGGTNALDTEEGLNKAFEKLAEVKPNVRLWYRDEAQFEQALKSGEIPMGQYYHDVTGLAAADGHPVRSTFPKEGGIQDSGCWALSRASKKVEEAHVFIDYMSQPEIQSKLSRKVGTAPTLKREKLDLTPEEFASVSSDIEPIIPRYDLYQTKSDWLNQKWTELIAG